One Nostoc sp. CENA543 genomic window, TAAATGCCCTTCATTAGTTAAATCTAAAGCACTCGTTGCTTCATCTAATATAGTGAAGCTAGGATGAGTAATTAATAGTCTTGCAAATGCTAGCCGTTGCTGTTCTCCCAGCGATAATATATTCTCCCAAGGCACTTCTGTATCAAAGCCTTCGACGCGATTTAACACATTTTGTAGGTTAACTTTTTGTAAAACCTCTTTTAGTTGGGCATCGGTCAATTGAAGATTGGTATTAGGATAAAGTAACTGTTCCCGCAGAGTGCCTAAAATGATGTAAGGACGTTGGGGTAAAAATAAGACCTCTTCTAGAGGCGGCCGGACTAAACGACCTGTTCCGGCGTTCCATAAACCTGCGATCGCTCTCAATAAAGAACTTTTACCACGACCACTCGGCCCCACGATTAATAAACCTTCTCCTGGCTGCACAGAAAGTGATAAATCCTCAACAATCACTTGTTCATAATTGGGTGTTTGTAAGGTGACATTTTCAAAAGTAAGATGGTTTTCTTCTACTGTTTTGATTGTACTAACATTTGTTGGCTCTTTCGCCACTTCTTCTAAAGCAGAAGAAAACTCAGATAACCTCTCAACATATATAGAAAATCGACCGGAAACCCCAAATTCGTTGATTAATTCCGCAAGAGAATTAGCAAACAAATATGCACACAATGAAGCTTGACTAATTTCTCCAAAGCCTAGTTGATTTGTAATATACAAGGGGCCTAAGATAAGAAATGGAAATATTTCAATTACAGCCTGATAGCCTCTATTAAAAATGTCTTGATTTCTTTCCCAGTCAATCCTGCGCTGAACATTTTTGACCAATTTAGTAAATCTTTTACCAATGATATTAGACTCTTGTTTCTCTCCCCGAAAAAAAGCCACTGATTCAGCATGGACTCTAACATGAGTCAGGCAATAGTTATAGTCAGCTTTAGATTGTAGTTCTTCTTGATTAATATTATTTAAATGTTGAGTCAAGTATACAGCAACCACATTACCTATAACTGTATAAATAACTAAGATAATGGCGACTTGATGAGAGATTGTCCAAATAATTACGATATAAGCTATGATTTCTAAGATTTTTTCCAAGAAAGTAGTGACAAAAGTCAAAGCATTATTAATAACCGGTTCGATTTCTTGAGACAACCGTTGGTCAGGATTATCAATATCAGATTTAAAATTTATTTTGTAGTATGCTCTTCCATACAAATATTTTGCGAGGATGTGATTATTAAGCCATTGATACCAATCAAGGGAAATTTGCTTCCTCACAAATTTAGAAAACCCGACAAAGGCTGTGACAAATATCAGGGCTACACTATAAATCAATACGGTATCAAAAAACTTAGAAACATCCCTGCCTGTAATAGTAATATCAACTAAATATCGATAAAGAAAATTAGTAAATACATTTAGACTCACAAGTCCAATTATTAGTAGGATGAGGGTAATCAGCATTCCCCAGGAACGAATCACTGCTGAAAATGCTCTTCCTCCCGCCTTGGTCGGATACCAGTAAGGTTCAGTCAGGGCTTTGATATTTTCCCAAAATTGAGTTAAAGCTGAATAAGAGTTTGTTATGGGTTGATCGCGGGAAATTTGAGCTTGCATATTCTAAAAATCTTGTGATTTTGATTTGATGTATGGGAAGCAATTTAATCCTTGTTTGTCAAAGTGAACAGGGGAAAGGGTAATAAAAGACTTTACCCTGCTCCCCTGTCCACCTTCATTTGGTAATTTGAGGTTGTCAAACTACTGTTTATTTATAGTTAGTTAGCCTTATTACCAAATGCCATTTGCTCTGTCATCAATTGGTCATCGATAAAACCACTACTTATGAAGTAAGAAATGTAAGTTTTCAGTAGGTTTTGGTCTAATGCAGGATACATGATATCAGTATTTACTAACCCGTTCATAGTGTTTTGATAGTCGAATTCTGGTTCTTTGTAAGTATCTGCTGTAGTTTTGGGTATGATATGAGACAAGAATCTTAAGTTATCTGGATCAGGCATCTGTTGATGATGTGTAATCTCTGAATGCCATTGCTCTACAGGAATCAGTTGCACAGGGTATCCTAAAGCACAAAGCAATTTAAACAAATGCTTAAGAGGAGTAGAGTCTGGATTAACTAGGTGAAATGCTTTTCCTAGAGATTGCTTTTGCCCTGATAGATGAACAATGATTTTGCTGACATAGTCTACGGGGGTCAGATTATCTTCTAAATCAATATCAGGGGCTATTTTTGTTTGTAAACAACCTTTCACTAGCCTGCACAATAAATCATCTGTGTTACTCACCCCAGTTTGGCTGTGTCCTGTGATTCTTGCAGCTCGATAAATAGCCACAGGAAGTCCCAAATCACGGGCTTGCATCACTAACTGCTCTGCTACCCACTTGCTTTGGACATAGCCGTTATCAAGAACTTGATATTGCTCAAGGGGGTCTGATTCCAGAATTAATCCATCTTCATTGGGAGACGATGCTAATAAAACAGATGTTGTGGAAATGAAATGCAAAGGTTTGACTGTGGTTTCACTAGCTAATCGGATAATTTCTTGTGTCCCCAGGACATTGGCTCCTTTTAAAACAGAGTAAGGATAGATCACATTGATCAAAGCACCACAGTGATAGATCACATCTATCTCACTAGCCAACTGCTGAAACTCTGATGTGGAAAGACCTAAATAGCTTTTTGCTAAGTCTCCAGCTACAGGAATGATCCGCTTTGTGTCAATTCCTTCCCAGAGTTTGTACAACTTAAGTTGACTTTGCAACCTCTGTTGTGCTTGTTGAGCATTGGTAGCTCGAATCAAGCAATAAATATCAGCCTGGGTTTGTTGTAGAAGTTCATCAAGCAAATGAATTCCTAGAAAACCTGTGGCCCCCGTT contains:
- a CDS encoding ABC transporter ATP-binding protein/permease, translating into MQAQISRDQPITNSYSALTQFWENIKALTEPYWYPTKAGGRAFSAVIRSWGMLITLILLIIGLVSLNVFTNFLYRYLVDITITGRDVSKFFDTVLIYSVALIFVTAFVGFSKFVRKQISLDWYQWLNNHILAKYLYGRAYYKINFKSDIDNPDQRLSQEIEPVINNALTFVTTFLEKILEIIAYIVIIWTISHQVAIILVIYTVIGNVVAVYLTQHLNNINQEELQSKADYNYCLTHVRVHAESVAFFRGEKQESNIIGKRFTKLVKNVQRRIDWERNQDIFNRGYQAVIEIFPFLILGPLYITNQLGFGEISQASLCAYLFANSLAELINEFGVSGRFSIYVERLSEFSSALEEVAKEPTNVSTIKTVEENHLTFENVTLQTPNYEQVIVEDLSLSVQPGEGLLIVGPSGRGKSSLLRAIAGLWNAGTGRLVRPPLEEVLFLPQRPYIILGTLREQLLYPNTNLQLTDAQLKEVLQKVNLQNVLNRVEGFDTEVPWENILSLGEQQRLAFARLLITHPSFTILDEATSALDLTNEGHLYQQLQETKTTFISVGHRESLFQYHQWVLELSENSTWQLVTVEDYQKQKQIVNNPPPENVPITINNLPKETTVITNIITGFSHKEMQTLTDYSLGTIRSRASQGKSITTKDGVTYRYNKDPKVLKWLRV